Proteins co-encoded in one Neofelis nebulosa isolate mNeoNeb1 chromosome 2, mNeoNeb1.pri, whole genome shotgun sequence genomic window:
- the RNF223 gene encoding RING finger protein 223, giving the protein MSSGQQAWHTAVLAPGRTSPAATAPGSPSSASSPRSPSTPSSEKAASPLECSICFSGYDNLFKTPKELSCTHVFCLECLARLAAAQPTGQPGSEAVPCPFCRQPTAVPAAGAPALRTSRQLQARMPVHLRREEPVWLEGTKLCCRPPPSAPGLPEPGFVCVDVGLSKPAQPAAPTPTPDPARHRGRLARCWARCRNWRRVALVTALLLVLSCVVLWPVQCALKTGNLHCLPQPSAATATATATAFSSGPLADN; this is encoded by the coding sequence ATGTCGTCAGGCCAGCAGGCGTGGCATACGGCCGTGCTGGCCCCTGGTCGGACCAGCCCTGCAGCCACGGCGCCCGGGTCCCCCAGCTCAGCCAGCAGCCCCAGGTCCCCCAGCACCCCGAGCTCAGAGAAGGCGGCCTCCCCGCTGGAATGCTCCATCTGCTTCTCGGGCTACGACAACCTCTTCAAGACGCCGAAGGAGCTCTCCTGCACACACGTCTTCTGCCTGGAGTGCCTGGCACGGCTGGCGGCCGCCCAGCCAACCGGCCAGCCCGGCAGCGAGGCCGTGCCCTGCCCGTTCTGCCGGCAGCCTACGGCTGTGCCTGCCGCCGGGGCCCCCGCGCTGCGCACCAGCCGCCAGCTGCAGGCCAGGATGCCGGTGCACCTGCGGCGGGAGGAGCCCGTGTGGCTGGAGGGCACGAAGCTGTGCTGCCGCCCACCGCCCTCCGCGCCGGGCCTTCCCGAGCCTGGCTTCGTGTGTGTGGACGTGGGCCTGAGCAAGCCTGCCCAGCCCGCCGCACCCACGCCCACTCCAGACCCCGCGCGCCACCGGGGCCGCCTGGCCCGCTGCTGGGCCCGCTGCAGGAACTGGAGGCGGGTGGCGCTGGTCACAGCCCTGCTGCTGGTGCTCTCCTGTGTGGTGCTCTGGCCTGTGCAGTGCGCGCTCAAGACTGGGAACTTGCACTGCCTTCCTCAGCCCTCcgcggccacggccacggccacggccaccgCTTTCTCTTCTGGGCCCCTGGCTGACAACTAG
- the LOC131505681 gene encoding tyrosine-protein phosphatase non-receptor type 11-like isoform X1: MTSRRWFHPNISGVEAERLLLSRGQHGSFLARPSKSCPGAFTLSVRRHDEVTHIKIQNTGDYYGLYGGEKFATLAELVQHHTGQHGGLLRERSGAPVELRHPLGCRDPTSERWYHGHLSGQEAEQLLMEKGRPGTFLVRESRSKPGDFVLSVLTQPLDKADRRPRVTHIMIHFQPDGTYDVGGGERFDTLRDLVECHKKNPMVEKSGVVVHLKQPLKATRINAASIESRVQELTGATDASEKAKQGFWEEFEMLQQQECQLLYPRKEGQRLENKAKNRYKNILPFDTTRVTLHDVDDSVPGANYINANYIRSDPEEKPGHGQGKVYIATQGCLQTTVAAFWAMVHQENTRVIVMATREVERGRNKCFRYWPELHGRQEHGRVCVCNLAEHQAQGYCVRELQVWRPDQGEPPRTVKHYQYFSWPDHGVPAEPAGVLDFLDQVNRAQNSMPGAGPMVVHCSAGIGRTGTIIVIDILVDIIRRQGLDCDIDVPKTIQLVRRQRSGMVQTEAQYKFVYLALQRYIQDEQLRLREQPPEEHEHLNAGLASADPGRSPGPASSRAPAATPEGPGGV, from the exons ATGACCTCGCGCAG GTGGTTTCACCCCAACATCAGTGGAGTTGAAGCAGAGAGGCTGCTCCTGTCCAGGGGCCAGCACGGGAGCTTCCTGGCAAGACCCAGCAAGAGCTGCCCAGGGGCCTTCACACTGTCTGTCAG GCGCCATGATGAGGTGACACACATCAAGATCCAAAACACGGGGGACTACTATGGCCTCTACGGAGGGGAGAAGTTTGCGACGCTGGCCGAGCTAGTGCAGCACCACACAGGCCAGCACGGGGGGCTGCTCCGCGAGCGTAGCGGGGCCCCCGTCGAGCTCCGGCACCCACTGGGCTGCCGGGACCCCACATCTGAGCG GTGGTACCATGGGCACCTGTCTGGACAGGAGGCCGAGCAGCTGCTGATGGAAAAAGGACGTCCGGGCACCTTCCTGGTGCGGGAGAGTCGGAGCAAACCCGGGGACTTCGTGCTGTCGGTGCTCACGCAGCCGCTGGACAAGGCAGACCGCCGGCCGCGGGTCACACACATCATGATCCACTTCCAG CCAGACGGCACGTATGACGTGGGCGGTGGGGAACGGTTCGACACTCTCAGGGACCTGGTGGAGTGCCACAAGAAGAACCCCATGGTGGAGAAGTCGGGGGTCGTGGTGCACCTCAAGCAG CCCCTCAAGGCCACGAGGATCAATGCCGCAAGCATCGAGAGCCGAGTACAGGAGCTCACCGGGGCCACTGACGCCAGCGAGAAGGCCAAGCAGGGCTTCTGGGAGGAGTTTGAG atGCTGCAGCAGCAGGAATGCCAGCTCCTGTATCCCCGGAAGGAGGGACAGCGGCTGGAGAACAAAGCCAAGAATCGCTACAAGAACATCCTTCCAT TTGATACCACCCGTGTCACCCTGCATGACGTGGACGACAGCGTGCCTGGAGCCAACTACATCAACGCCAACTACATCAGG AGTGATCCAGAAGAGAAGCCAGGCCATGGACAGGGCAAGGTATACATCGCTACCCAGGGCTGTCTGCAGACCACAGTGGCGGCCTTCTGGGCGATGGTGCACCAGGAGAACACACGTGTCATTGTCATGGCCACAAGGGAGGTGGAGCGAGGCCGG AACAAATGTTTCCGATATTGGCCAGAGCTGCATGGCCGCCAAGAACATGGCCGTGTGTGTGTCTGCAACTTGGCTGAGCACCAGGCCCAGGGCTACTGTGTGCGGGAACTGCAGGTGTGGCGGCCAGATCAG GGGGAGCCACCGCGCACAGTGAAGCACTACCAGTACTTCAGTTGGCCAGACCACGGGGTCCCGGCCGAGCCGGCCGGCGTCCTCGACTTCCTGGACCAAGTGAACAGGGCACAGAACAGCATGCCAGGGGCCGGACCCATGGTGGTGCATTGCAG CGCCGGCATCGGACGTACTGGCACCATCATCGTGATTGACATCCTGGTGGACATCATCCGCAGGCAGG GTCTGGACTGCGACATCGATGTGCCCAAGACGATCCAGCTGGTGCGACGGCAGCGCTCGGGGATGGTGCAGACCGAGGCGCAGTACAAGTTCGTGTACCTGGCGCTGCAGCGGTACATCCAGGACGAGCAGCTGCGTCTGCGCgagcag CCGCCAGAAGAGCACGAGCATCTGAACGCGGGCCTCGCGTCGGCAGACCCGGGCCGCAGCCCTGGGCCCGCGTCGTCCCGGGCACCGGCGGC GACCCCAGAGGGCCCCGGCGGCGTGTAG
- the LOC131505681 gene encoding tyrosine-protein phosphatase non-receptor type 11-like isoform X2 encodes MTSRRWFHPNISGVEAERLLLSRGQHGSFLARPSKSCPGAFTLSVRRHDEVTHIKIQNTGDYYGLYGGEKFATLAELVQHHTGQHGGLLRERSGAPVELRHPLGCRDPTSERWYHGHLSGQEAEQLLMEKGRPGTFLVRESRSKPGDFVLSVLTQPLDKADRRPRVTHIMIHFQPDGTYDVGGGERFDTLRDLVECHKKNPMVEKSGVVVHLKQMLQQQECQLLYPRKEGQRLENKAKNRYKNILPFDTTRVTLHDVDDSVPGANYINANYIRSDPEEKPGHGQGKVYIATQGCLQTTVAAFWAMVHQENTRVIVMATREVERGRNKCFRYWPELHGRQEHGRVCVCNLAEHQAQGYCVRELQVWRPDQGEPPRTVKHYQYFSWPDHGVPAEPAGVLDFLDQVNRAQNSMPGAGPMVVHCSAGIGRTGTIIVIDILVDIIRRQGLDCDIDVPKTIQLVRRQRSGMVQTEAQYKFVYLALQRYIQDEQLRLREQPPEEHEHLNAGLASADPGRSPGPASSRAPAATPEGPGGV; translated from the exons ATGACCTCGCGCAG GTGGTTTCACCCCAACATCAGTGGAGTTGAAGCAGAGAGGCTGCTCCTGTCCAGGGGCCAGCACGGGAGCTTCCTGGCAAGACCCAGCAAGAGCTGCCCAGGGGCCTTCACACTGTCTGTCAG GCGCCATGATGAGGTGACACACATCAAGATCCAAAACACGGGGGACTACTATGGCCTCTACGGAGGGGAGAAGTTTGCGACGCTGGCCGAGCTAGTGCAGCACCACACAGGCCAGCACGGGGGGCTGCTCCGCGAGCGTAGCGGGGCCCCCGTCGAGCTCCGGCACCCACTGGGCTGCCGGGACCCCACATCTGAGCG GTGGTACCATGGGCACCTGTCTGGACAGGAGGCCGAGCAGCTGCTGATGGAAAAAGGACGTCCGGGCACCTTCCTGGTGCGGGAGAGTCGGAGCAAACCCGGGGACTTCGTGCTGTCGGTGCTCACGCAGCCGCTGGACAAGGCAGACCGCCGGCCGCGGGTCACACACATCATGATCCACTTCCAG CCAGACGGCACGTATGACGTGGGCGGTGGGGAACGGTTCGACACTCTCAGGGACCTGGTGGAGTGCCACAAGAAGAACCCCATGGTGGAGAAGTCGGGGGTCGTGGTGCACCTCAAGCAG atGCTGCAGCAGCAGGAATGCCAGCTCCTGTATCCCCGGAAGGAGGGACAGCGGCTGGAGAACAAAGCCAAGAATCGCTACAAGAACATCCTTCCAT TTGATACCACCCGTGTCACCCTGCATGACGTGGACGACAGCGTGCCTGGAGCCAACTACATCAACGCCAACTACATCAGG AGTGATCCAGAAGAGAAGCCAGGCCATGGACAGGGCAAGGTATACATCGCTACCCAGGGCTGTCTGCAGACCACAGTGGCGGCCTTCTGGGCGATGGTGCACCAGGAGAACACACGTGTCATTGTCATGGCCACAAGGGAGGTGGAGCGAGGCCGG AACAAATGTTTCCGATATTGGCCAGAGCTGCATGGCCGCCAAGAACATGGCCGTGTGTGTGTCTGCAACTTGGCTGAGCACCAGGCCCAGGGCTACTGTGTGCGGGAACTGCAGGTGTGGCGGCCAGATCAG GGGGAGCCACCGCGCACAGTGAAGCACTACCAGTACTTCAGTTGGCCAGACCACGGGGTCCCGGCCGAGCCGGCCGGCGTCCTCGACTTCCTGGACCAAGTGAACAGGGCACAGAACAGCATGCCAGGGGCCGGACCCATGGTGGTGCATTGCAG CGCCGGCATCGGACGTACTGGCACCATCATCGTGATTGACATCCTGGTGGACATCATCCGCAGGCAGG GTCTGGACTGCGACATCGATGTGCCCAAGACGATCCAGCTGGTGCGACGGCAGCGCTCGGGGATGGTGCAGACCGAGGCGCAGTACAAGTTCGTGTACCTGGCGCTGCAGCGGTACATCCAGGACGAGCAGCTGCGTCTGCGCgagcag CCGCCAGAAGAGCACGAGCATCTGAACGCGGGCCTCGCGTCGGCAGACCCGGGCCGCAGCCCTGGGCCCGCGTCGTCCCGGGCACCGGCGGC GACCCCAGAGGGCCCCGGCGGCGTGTAG